The following proteins are encoded in a genomic region of Reichenbachiella sp.:
- a CDS encoding outer membrane protein assembly factor: MKSKILLLFLCISTAAVGQIRYGSQGRTNSNNVNISYSNPQEFTIADIEVVGAEYLDKIALISISGLKVGDKIKIPGDGITAAIKKLWKQGLIGDIQIYASKVVGEDVYLTISLAERPRLSRFEFKGLTKSQESDIREKVNLIRGRVMTDAIRKNAELTIKKYFYEKGYLNTTVDIRYKTDSTLHNSVLLDVRVDKNRKVKIRDVNFVGNEHFTDAKLKSKMKNSGERARFKLISALLASSLDLFKPKGERFEFVDDSVEHNVSNTLLEIVHENVKLNVFKSSKFVKEKYEEDKAALIAFYNSKGHRDAEIVEDTIVFADHKSVDINIRVNPGQQYYFRDINWVGNFIHDDRTLDQILAIEKGDIYNLELVDKKLNFNPNGPDISSLYMDNGYLFFSVTPVETKIDGDSVDIEMRVYEGAQATIRKVFVTGNDRTNDHVIMRELRTMPGQKFSRAELIRTQRELSQLGYFDPEQVNPKPIPNPVDETVDIEWELVERPSDQVELSGGWGGTFGFVGTLGLTFNNFSLRNIPHFDKWRPLPVGDGQKLSLRLQANGKRYQSYSVSFSEPWLGGKKPHSFGVSFNYSVQRSIDFFTDKTIGSLQVFGTTVSLGRRVKWPDDYFTLSNSLSYLRYNLFNYGNSLGFSTGAANNFTFNTTLARNSVDNPMYPRSGSSISLSLALTPPWSLWNDIDYETAENSEKYKYVEYHKWMFDAKYYMQLAGDLVLAARAHMGFMGYYQEKVGVGPFERFQLGGDGLTGTNFLLGNDVIGLRGYDNNSITPYDPVTNITGGNIYNKFVMELRYPVSLNPSATIYLLAFSEAGNNWNGFENFNPNKLYKSSGFGVRIFMPAFGLLGIDWGYGYDALPGQSSNPGGQIHFSIGQQLR; encoded by the coding sequence ATGAAATCCAAAATACTTTTACTTTTTCTTTGCATTTCAACAGCAGCTGTTGGTCAGATTAGATATGGCAGTCAAGGTAGAACCAACTCGAATAATGTAAATATTAGCTATTCCAATCCTCAGGAATTTACCATTGCAGATATTGAGGTGGTTGGTGCTGAATATCTTGACAAAATTGCTCTCATTTCAATTTCGGGTCTAAAAGTAGGTGACAAAATCAAAATACCTGGCGATGGCATTACAGCAGCCATTAAAAAGCTTTGGAAGCAAGGACTTATAGGTGATATTCAAATTTATGCCTCTAAAGTTGTAGGGGAGGATGTCTATTTAACCATTTCATTGGCAGAAAGGCCGCGATTAAGCAGGTTCGAATTTAAGGGTCTAACTAAAAGTCAAGAGTCTGATATTAGAGAAAAGGTCAACCTAATTAGAGGCCGAGTGATGACTGATGCCATTCGCAAGAATGCAGAGCTTACCATTAAAAAATATTTCTACGAAAAAGGATATCTCAATACAACGGTAGATATACGCTACAAAACAGACAGTACACTGCACAACAGCGTCTTATTAGATGTCCGTGTTGATAAAAACAGAAAAGTAAAAATCAGAGATGTCAACTTTGTGGGTAACGAACATTTTACGGATGCCAAGCTCAAGAGTAAAATGAAAAACTCTGGTGAAAGGGCCAGGTTCAAATTGATCAGCGCACTTTTGGCTTCCAGCCTAGACCTCTTCAAACCTAAAGGTGAACGGTTTGAATTTGTAGATGATAGCGTTGAGCACAACGTATCAAACACATTACTTGAAATCGTCCACGAAAATGTAAAGTTAAATGTATTCAAGTCGTCAAAATTTGTAAAAGAAAAATACGAAGAAGACAAAGCAGCACTTATCGCCTTCTACAACTCCAAAGGACATAGAGATGCTGAAATCGTTGAAGACACTATTGTATTTGCAGATCACAAATCTGTAGATATCAACATCCGCGTAAATCCAGGCCAACAATATTATTTTAGAGATATTAATTGGGTCGGTAATTTTATCCATGATGACCGTACCTTGGATCAGATTCTTGCCATTGAAAAGGGAGATATCTACAATCTAGAGCTCGTTGATAAAAAATTAAATTTTAATCCTAACGGCCCAGACATTAGTTCACTCTACATGGATAATGGCTATTTATTTTTCAGCGTTACTCCAGTAGAAACTAAAATCGATGGTGACTCGGTTGATATTGAAATGAGGGTCTATGAAGGTGCTCAGGCCACCATCCGAAAAGTTTTTGTGACTGGCAATGATCGTACCAATGATCATGTAATCATGAGAGAATTGCGTACCATGCCAGGTCAAAAGTTTAGTCGTGCAGAATTAATTAGAACTCAAAGGGAACTTTCTCAACTTGGTTACTTTGATCCTGAGCAAGTAAACCCAAAACCTATCCCTAACCCTGTAGATGAAACCGTTGATATTGAATGGGAACTGGTAGAAAGACCAAGTGATCAAGTAGAACTTTCTGGAGGATGGGGAGGAACCTTTGGATTCGTTGGAACCTTAGGGCTTACATTCAACAACTTCTCTTTAAGAAACATCCCGCACTTCGATAAATGGAGACCATTGCCTGTGGGAGATGGACAGAAACTATCCCTGAGACTTCAAGCCAATGGAAAAAGGTATCAAAGTTATTCAGTGAGTTTCTCTGAACCATGGCTAGGTGGAAAGAAGCCTCACTCATTCGGTGTGAGTTTCAACTACTCAGTCCAAAGAAGTATCGATTTCTTCACAGACAAAACAATTGGCTCATTGCAGGTATTTGGTACAACGGTGAGTTTAGGAAGAAGAGTCAAATGGCCTGACGATTACTTTACGCTAAGCAACTCACTTTCTTATCTAAGATATAACCTGTTCAACTATGGGAACTCTCTAGGTTTCAGCACTGGAGCTGCAAACAACTTCACGTTCAATACAACTTTAGCTAGAAATAGTGTTGATAATCCAATGTATCCAAGGTCTGGGTCTTCTATTTCTTTGAGTTTAGCATTGACCCCTCCATGGTCATTGTGGAATGATATTGACTATGAAACTGCTGAAAACAGTGAAAAATATAAATATGTAGAATACCACAAATGGATGTTTGATGCCAAATACTATATGCAGCTGGCAGGCGACTTGGTGCTAGCCGCCCGGGCTCATATGGGATTCATGGGTTACTACCAGGAGAAAGTAGGTGTAGGTCCGTTTGAAAGGTTCCAGTTAGGTGGAGATGGCTTGACAGGTACTAATTTCTTACTTGGTAATGATGTAATTGGACTTAGAGGCTATGACAACAACTCTATTACTCCTTATGATCCAGTAACGAATATTACCGGAGGAAACATATACAACAAGTTTGTTATGGAATTAAGATACCCAGTATCGTTAAATCCATCAGCTACAATCTATTTACTAGCTTTCTCTGAGGCAGGAAATAACTGGAATGGTTTTGAAAACTTCAACCCTAACAAGCTGTACAAGTCATCCGGTTTTGGTGTAAGAATTTTTATGCCGGCATTCGGACTATTGGGTATAGATTGGGGATATGGGTATGATGCATTACCAGGTCAAAGTTCAAATCCAGGAGGTCAGATACACTTCTCAATTGGCCAGCAATTGAGGTAA
- a CDS encoding isoprenyl transferase: MKEKIDPAKIPTHIAVIMDGNGRWAKKRGAARLFGHRNAIQAVRDVTEGCAELGVKHLTLYAFSTENWNRPKIEVEGLMSLLISTIKKEIPTLVKNNIRLQPIGDIEHLPVDAQKNLALGMKETESNTGMVLSLALNYGGKWEISHVVKKLIDEIKENPNEVDTVSVDFINQYIDEHTAPEVELMIRTSGEHRISNFLLWQAAYAELHFTETLWPDFRREHLYDAILDFQNRERRLGMTSEQLVKK; the protein is encoded by the coding sequence ATGAAAGAGAAGATTGATCCAGCAAAAATTCCTACACATATAGCCGTAATAATGGACGGTAATGGGCGATGGGCAAAGAAGCGGGGAGCAGCTAGACTGTTTGGCCACAGAAACGCTATTCAGGCGGTGAGAGATGTGACCGAAGGTTGCGCGGAGTTAGGGGTTAAACATCTCACACTCTACGCTTTTTCGACGGAAAACTGGAACAGACCGAAAATAGAGGTAGAAGGTCTTATGTCCCTTCTTATTTCAACTATAAAAAAAGAAATCCCGACACTGGTAAAAAACAACATCCGCTTACAACCAATTGGTGACATTGAGCATTTACCAGTAGATGCTCAGAAAAATCTCGCTTTAGGAATGAAAGAAACTGAATCCAATACAGGAATGGTTTTGTCCCTGGCGCTGAACTATGGAGGCAAGTGGGAAATTAGTCATGTAGTTAAAAAGCTCATTGACGAGATAAAGGAAAACCCGAATGAAGTTGATACAGTAAGTGTTGACTTCATAAACCAATATATAGATGAGCATACTGCTCCGGAAGTTGAGTTAATGATCCGAACGAGCGGTGAGCATCGAATTAGTAATTTTTTATTGTGGCAGGCCGCATATGCCGAGCTGCATTTTACCGAAACGCTTTGGCCAGACTTTAGAAGGGAACATTTATACGACGCCATATTAGACTTTCAAAATAGAGAAAGACGCCTGGGGATGACAAGTGAACAACTGGTAAAAAAATAA
- a CDS encoding DUF6089 family protein, which yields MIKKTLHITLKALPILSAFLLAQTLCIGQKTEIGVALGGVSYAGDLYRGYEIANQNIGIQGIYRINFEKDVTFKAGLLYGKVSGDDSHPFDALGQIRNASFDRSFIEASANFEFHFLDYKNKNSTIKWTPYFFAGFGLTKFLNLEEQDDFSSIQPVLPFGLGVKHLIGKQFSLALEFGARKTFFDQLDGISDGDVYDKTNTQFGNPNDKDWYHYLNISFSYLIFKIPCLYKDVPNKSLYK from the coding sequence TTGATAAAAAAAACTCTTCATATTACCCTTAAAGCATTGCCGATTCTATCGGCTTTTCTTTTGGCACAAACTTTATGTATTGGACAGAAAACTGAAATTGGAGTAGCTCTAGGAGGTGTAAGTTATGCCGGTGACCTCTACCGTGGGTATGAAATTGCGAACCAAAACATAGGTATTCAGGGTATATATCGAATCAATTTCGAAAAAGATGTCACTTTTAAAGCAGGGCTCCTGTATGGCAAAGTTTCAGGAGATGATAGTCATCCATTTGATGCGCTTGGTCAAATTAGAAATGCCTCTTTTGATCGATCATTTATTGAGGCATCAGCTAATTTTGAATTTCATTTTTTGGATTACAAAAACAAAAATTCCACAATTAAATGGACGCCTTACTTTTTTGCAGGATTCGGATTAACTAAGTTTTTAAACTTGGAAGAGCAGGACGATTTCAGTAGTATTCAACCCGTACTCCCCTTTGGATTAGGGGTTAAACATCTCATTGGTAAACAATTCAGTTTAGCACTAGAGTTTGGTGCAAGAAAGACCTTCTTTGATCAATTGGATGGCATTTCAGACGGCGATGTGTATGACAAGACAAACACTCAATTTGGTAATCCCAATGATAAAGATTGGTATCATTATTTGAACATTTCATTCTCATACCTGATTTTTAAAATACCCTGTCTTTACAAGGACGTACCCAACAAATCCTTGTATAAATAA
- a CDS encoding NAD kinase: MRIALHGRKFSKESFPYVKTIAKKLMDNGHEIFITDVCAKENRAEAKAYLQSYPQINILESLEPIDFFFSLGGDGTLLETVSLVGAMQIPILGINLGTMGFLATTAKSDIESALNLFFDGQYELEDRALLHLNSNTELFEGQNFALNEVAILKRDTSSMIIVRCFIDGEFVNTYWADGLMVSTPTGSTGYSLSCGGPLVLSQSESFIITPVSPHNLNVRPLVVSDKSEISFEIEGKGRSFLISLDSRSHTVNSTVKISLTKGDFTAKLVKISGSNFFDTLRNKLNWGQDVRN, from the coding sequence ATGAGAATCGCGCTGCATGGAAGAAAGTTCTCCAAAGAGTCCTTTCCGTATGTTAAAACCATTGCCAAGAAATTAATGGACAATGGGCATGAGATATTTATCACTGATGTTTGTGCCAAAGAAAACAGAGCCGAAGCAAAGGCATACTTACAATCTTACCCTCAAATTAATATTCTAGAAAGTCTGGAGCCAATAGATTTCTTCTTCAGTCTTGGTGGAGATGGTACTCTACTTGAAACCGTCTCGTTGGTTGGAGCAATGCAAATTCCAATTCTAGGGATAAATTTAGGCACCATGGGCTTTTTGGCCACAACAGCAAAAAGTGATATAGAATCTGCCTTGAATTTATTCTTTGACGGGCAGTATGAACTTGAGGATCGAGCGCTTCTACATCTCAATAGCAATACCGAGTTGTTCGAAGGACAAAATTTTGCATTAAATGAGGTCGCAATTCTAAAAAGAGATACCTCGTCGATGATCATTGTAAGATGTTTTATTGACGGAGAGTTCGTCAATACTTACTGGGCTGATGGACTCATGGTCTCTACGCCTACAGGCTCTACAGGATATTCTTTGAGTTGTGGCGGGCCATTGGTGCTTTCACAATCTGAGAGCTTTATTATTACACCGGTGAGCCCACACAATTTAAATGTTCGACCCTTGGTTGTTTCAGATAAAAGTGAAATTTCGTTTGAAATTGAAGGCAAAGGACGCTCCTTTCTTATTTCATTAGACTCCAGGTCTCATACTGTGAATAGTACGGTTAAAATTTCACTAACAAAAGGTGATTTTACAGCAAAACTCGTTAAAATTTCGGGCTCCAATTTCTTTGATACACTCAGGAATAAATTAAATTGGGGGCAGGACGTTAGGAATTAG
- a CDS encoding CBS domain-containing protein: MRAKDLINYTIPPLKPSDNIDKAQSWMSEFHVHELPIVDNGSFLGFFNENLLFDHFTGAEKIEDYQFMGTGLFVDQNEHYYELLKKAYEASSNLVAVLDENQKYLGTVTIQDVVEAFSKMSSINSPGTIIVISMTQTDYSMTELSRIIESEGGKILSSFIENNEQQPGKIRVTIKLNLENASAIIASLERFGYTISSIFGKGDEELIEKERLDTLLRYLKV; encoded by the coding sequence ATGAGAGCAAAGGATCTAATTAATTACACTATACCACCACTAAAACCTTCAGACAATATAGATAAGGCGCAGTCGTGGATGAGTGAATTTCATGTACATGAACTGCCAATAGTAGACAACGGTAGTTTTTTAGGATTCTTTAACGAAAATCTATTGTTTGATCATTTTACCGGGGCCGAAAAAATTGAAGATTATCAGTTTATGGGCACGGGGCTTTTTGTAGATCAAAATGAACACTATTACGAACTACTCAAGAAAGCTTATGAAGCCAGTTCTAATTTAGTAGCCGTTTTAGATGAAAACCAGAAATACCTTGGCACGGTTACAATTCAAGACGTAGTTGAGGCATTTTCAAAAATGTCCTCTATCAATAGCCCAGGAACCATTATAGTAATTTCCATGACACAAACTGACTACTCAATGACTGAGTTGAGTAGAATCATAGAGTCTGAAGGAGGAAAAATACTGAGTAGCTTTATTGAAAATAATGAACAACAACCTGGTAAAATTAGAGTTACCATTAAGCTGAATCTGGAGAATGCATCAGCTATAATAGCTTCATTAGAAAGATTTGGATACACAATAAGTTCTATCTTTGGCAAAGGAGACGAGGAATTGATTGAAAAAGAACGATTGGACACACTCCTCAGATACCTCAAAGTCTAA
- a CDS encoding alpha/beta hydrolase — protein sequence MLEVPNIIEEGEFKYIEEGEGKVMLLLHGLFGALSNWEAVVNKFSGQFKVVIPMLPIYDMPVRETGLTKLTEFVESFIDFKGYNQFDVMGNSLGGHVALMYILKHPEKVDRMILTGSSGLFENSMGGSYPKRGNYSYIEERVRYTFYDPNTATKEYIDEIFETTNDIPKCMRIIQMAKSAQRNNLADELHKIENETLLIWGLNDTITPPSVGHDFNRLIKNSTLRFIDECCHAPMMEQPDKFNDILDEFLNQTVQA from the coding sequence ATGCTAGAAGTACCCAATATCATAGAAGAAGGAGAATTCAAATACATAGAAGAAGGAGAAGGAAAAGTGATGCTCTTGTTGCACGGGTTGTTTGGAGCACTTAGCAATTGGGAAGCAGTAGTAAATAAATTCTCAGGCCAATTCAAAGTAGTAATACCAATGCTGCCTATTTATGATATGCCAGTTCGAGAAACTGGCTTGACAAAGTTGACCGAGTTTGTTGAATCCTTCATTGATTTTAAAGGTTACAACCAATTTGATGTGATGGGAAATTCGCTAGGTGGGCATGTAGCGCTCATGTACATTTTGAAGCATCCTGAAAAAGTAGACCGAATGATTTTGACAGGTAGTTCAGGACTATTCGAAAATTCTATGGGCGGTTCGTATCCTAAACGGGGTAATTATTCGTACATAGAAGAACGAGTGAGATATACATTCTATGACCCAAATACAGCCACAAAAGAATATATTGATGAAATTTTCGAAACAACCAACGACATCCCAAAGTGCATGAGGATCATTCAGATGGCAAAATCTGCACAAAGGAATAACCTAGCTGATGAACTGCATAAAATAGAAAACGAAACCCTGCTTATTTGGGGACTCAATGATACAATTACACCACCGAGTGTGGGTCACGACTTTAATCGCCTAATAAAAAACTCCACCTTGCGTTTCATTGATGAATGCTGTCATGCCCCTATGATGGAGCAACCAGACAAATTCAATGATATACTAGACGAATTTTTGAACCAAACGGTACAAGCATGA
- a CDS encoding CvpA family protein, whose protein sequence is MNTIDIVILVFLLIGAYTGFRRGMLMEVISLVAFFAAILAGIKLLDWGISVLSEYIEGYDSLLPIIAFTIIFIGIIVLLNVIGKTVKKIIDMTLLGSLDDIIGSLMGIVKWALFISIFFWIFESFGGTISESTSEGSMLFGPIASFAPAMFNLFSGLFPYFMDFFEQSKEMVNQQELNV, encoded by the coding sequence GTGAATACCATAGACATAGTCATATTGGTTTTTCTGCTGATAGGCGCCTACACAGGCTTCCGACGAGGTATGCTAATGGAAGTGATTTCCTTAGTGGCATTCTTTGCGGCAATTTTGGCAGGGATCAAACTTTTGGATTGGGGCATCTCTGTTTTATCCGAATACATAGAAGGCTATGATTCCTTACTTCCTATTATAGCATTTACAATCATTTTTATTGGCATCATCGTGCTATTAAATGTGATTGGCAAAACAGTGAAGAAGATCATAGACATGACCTTATTAGGTAGTTTAGATGATATCATAGGCAGCTTAATGGGAATTGTAAAATGGGCCCTTTTCATCAGCATATTCTTTTGGATTTTTGAATCCTTTGGAGGCACGATCAGCGAATCCACTAGTGAAGGAAGTATGTTATTTGGACCCATTGCCTCCTTTGCACCAGCTATGTTCAATTTATTTTCAGGATTGTTTCCTTATTTTATGGACTTTTTCGAACAATCGAAAGAAATGGTAAATCAGCAGGAACTTAACGTTTGA
- a CDS encoding GatB/YqeY domain-containing protein: protein MSLKDQINADIKAAMLAKEKEKLTALRSIKSMILLTETEKGAAEDISEDAEMKLLMKAAKQRKDSVDLFREQGRDDLADKEQGELDIISQYLPKQLSEDELKAELQKVIGQVGASGPQDMGKVMGMATKALAGKADGKTISAMVKTMLS, encoded by the coding sequence ATGAGCTTGAAAGATCAAATAAACGCAGATATAAAGGCCGCCATGTTGGCTAAAGAAAAAGAAAAATTGACCGCATTGAGGTCTATCAAATCTATGATTCTTTTGACTGAGACGGAAAAAGGAGCGGCTGAAGACATCTCAGAAGATGCCGAAATGAAACTCCTCATGAAAGCTGCCAAACAAAGAAAAGATTCTGTTGATCTATTCAGAGAGCAAGGCAGAGATGATCTTGCCGATAAGGAGCAAGGCGAATTGGACATTATCAGCCAATACCTACCAAAGCAATTGAGCGAAGACGAACTAAAAGCAGAATTGCAAAAAGTAATCGGTCAGGTAGGTGCATCAGGACCACAAGACATGGGCAAAGTCATGGGAATGGCCACCAAAGCTTTAGCTGGAAAAGCTGACGGAAAAACTATTTCGGCCATGGTTAAAACAATGCTATCCTAA
- a CDS encoding pyridoxine 5'-phosphate synthase, producing the protein MTKLSVNVNKFATIRNARGGNNPDLVKVARDCEKFGAQGITIHPRPDERHITTEDVYQLKEVVTTEFNIEGYPDERFLRIIEEVKPEQATLVPDSPEVLTSNAGWNTIAHASFLKEVIDRIKAAGVRTSIFIDPIPERIEGAAKVGTDRIELYTEAFAIGYLKDKEAAVRPYANTGRLAKDLGLGVNAGHDLDLVNLKFLKEQLPFMDEVSIGHALVCDALYYGLENTIELYKRELA; encoded by the coding sequence ATGACAAAACTGAGCGTAAACGTAAATAAATTTGCTACCATCCGAAATGCTCGTGGTGGCAACAATCCTGACTTGGTGAAGGTAGCCCGGGACTGTGAAAAATTTGGAGCACAAGGGATCACCATTCATCCGCGACCCGACGAGCGACATATCACTACTGAAGATGTGTATCAGCTAAAAGAGGTAGTGACAACTGAATTTAATATCGAAGGTTATCCAGATGAGCGATTTCTTAGAATCATTGAAGAAGTGAAGCCAGAGCAGGCCACATTGGTCCCTGACTCTCCAGAAGTACTGACTTCTAATGCCGGGTGGAATACGATAGCACATGCCTCGTTCCTAAAAGAGGTGATTGACAGAATCAAAGCTGCGGGAGTGAGAACTTCCATTTTTATTGACCCCATTCCTGAGCGTATAGAAGGAGCAGCGAAGGTCGGTACAGATCGGATTGAATTATATACTGAAGCATTTGCCATTGGATATCTAAAGGATAAAGAAGCGGCAGTAAGGCCTTATGCTAATACAGGGCGGTTAGCCAAAGACTTAGGATTGGGAGTGAACGCCGGACATGATTTGGATTTGGTCAATCTTAAATTTCTCAAGGAGCAATTGCCATTCATGGATGAGGTATCAATCGGACATGCGTTGGTTTGCGATGCTTTATATTATGGATTGGAAAATACCATTGAACTTTACAAAAGAGAACTAGCATAA
- a CDS encoding alpha/beta fold hydrolase, with amino-acid sequence MELLNYKRFGQGQPLIILHGFLGSLDNWLTLGKRFAEDYDVILVDQRNHGKSFHSNDWGYDEMTTDLEHLIETLNLENPILLGHSMGGKTVMQYAAFYPQQIDKLIVADIGPKAYPVHHDQILNGLKSIPVGQISSRQEADEILSDYVKEESTRIFLLKNLKRTSEGFDWKMNLPVLAEKIEEVGKALTYHLPIETDTLFIRGGNSNYILDEEWEDIEEIFPNAQLETIEKTGHWLHAENPDKFYDLVTNFLA; translated from the coding sequence ATGGAGTTATTGAATTACAAAAGGTTTGGACAAGGCCAGCCGCTAATCATACTTCATGGGTTCTTGGGCTCTTTGGACAATTGGTTAACACTCGGAAAAAGGTTTGCAGAAGATTATGATGTCATCTTAGTTGATCAGCGAAATCATGGCAAGTCTTTTCATTCGAATGACTGGGGTTACGATGAAATGACCACGGACTTGGAGCATCTGATAGAGACTCTAAATCTTGAAAATCCTATCTTGTTGGGCCACTCTATGGGAGGAAAAACGGTGATGCAATACGCCGCTTTTTATCCTCAACAAATTGATAAGCTGATAGTGGCGGACATTGGCCCTAAAGCATATCCAGTACACCACGATCAGATCCTAAATGGGTTGAAAAGCATACCTGTTGGGCAAATTTCTTCTCGGCAAGAGGCGGATGAAATCCTGTCTGATTATGTAAAAGAAGAGAGTACGCGAATATTTTTATTAAAAAACCTAAAAAGAACTTCTGAAGGTTTCGATTGGAAAATGAATCTACCAGTGTTGGCAGAAAAGATCGAAGAGGTGGGCAAGGCATTAACTTATCATTTGCCGATTGAAACGGACACCCTATTTATAAGAGGAGGAAATTCCAACTATATTCTGGATGAAGAATGGGAAGATATCGAAGAGATATTCCCAAATGCACAACTAGAAACTATCGAAAAAACCGGCCATTGGTTGCATGCTGAAAATCCAGATAAGTTCTACGATCTAGTAACTAACTTTCTGGCATGA
- a CDS encoding SAM-dependent methyltransferase, whose product MSEQKLYMIPMVIADNTEQDVISDQVKHVIKSLDYFLVENVRTARRYMSKLRLGLTIEELEFEVLDRKTKPEQVEAYFAKANGKNIGILSESGCPGIADPGAVAASVAHKQGLRVVPLSGPSSIFMALMASGFNGQSFVFHGYVPIDKKDREKKIREMEDAASRLRQTQIFMDTPYRNQKLFEHLIKACHPNTLLSVAKGITGDEEYISTKSIGEWKREKIHLHKTPTIFSLYA is encoded by the coding sequence ATGAGCGAACAAAAACTATATATGATCCCAATGGTCATCGCTGACAATACCGAGCAGGACGTCATCAGCGATCAGGTCAAACATGTGATCAAGTCCTTGGACTATTTTTTGGTAGAGAATGTACGCACTGCGCGCAGATACATGAGTAAGCTCAGATTGGGGCTTACGATCGAGGAGCTGGAATTTGAAGTGTTGGATCGAAAGACCAAGCCGGAGCAGGTAGAAGCTTATTTTGCGAAAGCCAATGGTAAAAACATAGGAATACTCTCAGAGTCCGGTTGCCCTGGCATCGCCGACCCAGGAGCTGTTGCTGCTTCGGTGGCGCACAAGCAGGGACTCAGAGTGGTGCCGTTGAGCGGGCCGTCGTCCATTTTTATGGCGCTTATGGCTTCTGGTTTCAATGGCCAATCTTTTGTATTCCATGGCTATGTGCCGATAGATAAAAAGGACAGGGAGAAAAAAATCCGTGAAATGGAAGATGCGGCTTCACGATTGCGCCAGACGCAGATATTTATGGATACACCTTATAGAAACCAAAAACTCTTTGAGCATTTGATTAAGGCTTGTCATCCGAATACTTTGCTTTCTGTAGCTAAAGGAATTACAGGAGATGAAGAATATATTTCTACCAAATCCATCGGAGAATGGAAACGAGAAAAAATTCATTTACACAAAACGCCAACCATATTTTCGCTTTATGCGTGA